tGTTTATACATAGGATTTATATTAGAATTTTTATGTTATAAATTGCCGTTCTTTTTCAGACACGAAGAGGTAAATCTATCTTTCTACGATCCTCCTCACGAAAATAACGGGCTTTTGGATCTCAGTGGAATCCCGTTGCCCCAAGTGGTCGCATCGACGACCAATACGGAAGAATGATTTGGgaggaaaagtttgaaaataggCTCATTGATTATCAAGTATACCTTTCGAAGGGTTCGAACTGCATAATGTAAATAACACATGTACAAAACCAAATTTCTAAGCTTTTCgctatatttaaatattattattattattattattattatatttatgtaggTGTATACTAATATGCGTTACATACCGCAACATATATACCCATTTGTAATGATGCATAACTATTATAAGTATCTATAGGTACGTAATTGTTCACCTCTGACATGATAAATTTACGGTGAATTTCTCAATAATGTTATAATATACTGTAATTTACTATTATAAACAGATCTGTTTTACCATCGAATAAAATGGTTattatattgtaattatttatcatcTCACCTTTTTACTTCCTCGTGCGGTTTTCCGTGAATCTCCATGTCGGAAGAATTCCAATTAGACTTGTTATTTAGGGATTGTACCAGGTCATTGATCAAGTCTGTATATCCGCGAAGGCACGTAGAATTGTAAAATACGAGTAGGAGTTGCTCAGAATCTGTAATTATGAAAACGTGTGCGTCAGTTTGAGTTTGCGGACAGTGTTTTCCACTGTCATTGCGATTAGAGGATTCgctgaaaaattatcactATAACAAATCGCTTCCTCGTACATTTTTGTAGGTCTCCAAAGACATGACGTAGAACTTTCCGGCTGTTATTTTAAGCGGTTTCTGAGAGCGTAGAATGATCATTTGCAAATGTCGAGGGACGTTCGCAAGTCGGTGATAACGGCGACGGTTGTTTTCTAAACTCAGGTTCATCAACTTTCCATAAGCTTCGTACGCCGATTGGCCTACCATAATCGACTGTAAGATGTGTgcataatcaataatatttcgAGTAAACAATGAAGCTGTTCCATAAAGCAGTCATACGCGCAGCAGCAGCGGTCGCAAATATTTATCACGTTTAAATTAGCCAACAACAAACAATCCGGGACTCACTTCTGTTTGCAAATAGTTTGCCGACCAGCAGAATATAAAGAGCTGAAACAGAGATGCTGCCCAGTAGGATACGTATTTTCCCAATTCGTTATTCCCATCAATATCCTGAAAGTAAAACGTGATCTGTACGAATGGCGGGAAAACCATTTTTAAATACTTGTAGATGCATCGTGCAGTATTGAATGAAGGGCGGAAATAGGTTTCGGACAACGTTTTTAGTGAttatcatgaattttttttttttctggcacGAAAGTAATTTATATAGCTTATTGAAACCTTAAGAAcattatgtacatatattcaaataaatataattttttacatgtttcCTCGGAAAATATGTGCCCCGGATTCTCACCGGGACCTGATTGTCGGTGACGCTTCCACAAAGGGTCAGGTCACTAAGGACCTCTCTAGTCATCGACTTAGCACAGTTCATAGTGTTAGAGAGCCGCGGTTACAATTAAAGATATTTTTGGTCTTGTTCAAATactcttttatttattctgcGATTCATGACGCTTTACAATCTGGCGTACACACACGTCGAAGGCAGGCGTTCTAATAGACCGCAATGCCTCAAAATACTTGATTCAAGTCGACGGACTTTCCCCTTCACGCCGCGACTGCTTAGAAGCCAATATCGATTCAACTGCTCCGAACGCTTCTTGTCTCCACCATGTCTGGTGAGCGAGTGAGAATTTCGAAAGCCAGCGCGCTACTCGTGCCGTTTCCACCCGATTGCAGCGCTCGACTCCAGTGGCGAATCCAAGAAGCTTTTGCCTGATAACACCATCGACACATAGTATGGACCCCCAGCTTAGGCCGGGAGAATCAGGTAGAATATAGTAGGCTGGGCGATTGACCGATACCTTGTTCCCTCTTTGTCTAACTCTAGCGGGCAATTTGGAGAGCCTTCATATTGGGATTGAGCAGTCCACACCGTGGTCCACACCATACATCGTTGGATAATACGAGATTCGTTACACTTACATGCCTCTTACGCAATTCAAACCGCATCTCTACCTATATATACTgtgacgaaatatttttctttgcttaTTTCGACTAACCATTTTGATTTGTATTAACATTAACGTAAACATAGTTATCTGACATCGTTTAAGTACATTAATCGAAATTAATCACTTTATTTTCACTTAGTTGGCGACAATATGGAAGATGTCAAACTTCCGACGGGTGACATATATTCCATATTTTCCGTGGAaatgcttaaaaaaaattacgacatttatttgaatatatgcATAAAATGTTCTCAAAGTTTcgataaattatatacattcCTTTTTTACCTAAAAAATCCATGAagatcacaaaaaaaaacaacttatTCCTAAACCTTATTTCCCTTCTAGAATCGGTTtaaaacaattcaatttcCAAGTGATTAGCaaatcttacaattagacttTTAGTGAGAACCCTATAGTATTAAATCAGATAACCATAACCTGTGTCAATATTGAGCGATTAATGTTACTGAGTCAAACAAAGGGAACTTACTACTTTAATTGAGAGTTATCATCTTGACTCTAGTAGATCGATGAGATTGCTAGTTTAGTTCGTATCAGTGCtaaagattgaaataaataagatCGAAATCGGATCGTGTCTTaataaagggaaaaaaaaatattattaaagaTCCATATGGTTATTCATTTGAAAGATAATAGCTTGCCATCCATACTCATTCATAAACGCAAGTGATTATTGTAGATTAAATTTATCGAGACCAATCTACATGCACTACCAAAAACAATTAATCAGATATTTCTAACTGCTGCAAAATACCAAACCAGGATCAACAaatatattgtgtaacaaAGAGGCAAACTTGGTCTTTCCGGGCCGAGCTCAAGTTTGTTATATGAATCGTATGCTTTTGAgagccgaagacgaatattaCAAATACGGAAGACGAAAACATCATTGTCTCTttgttgcacacgattctttgTACAACAAGAGCATATTACAAGTTTTTTCGCGAAgtacgaaattgaggttagggtcgcgtaatgtcagacTTGATAGTGACAacgcatgcgcgcagtacagAAAACACCACCTTCAAAtcctccgcgcatgcgcattcgcggACGCACTCTACCGCCATAGAAACAGATACTTTGCGTACGGAAAACGGGTCTCAAAAAAACGCGTACAACATGCTCGTGTTATATAATGGTACTTGTGGCAAGTTATACTTTGCCACCGAGTAAAACTGATTCGCTTTAGGATTCAGCGTGCACATACCCTGCTCACCAAGAAGCCGGTCAGACAAATGGTCAGCGTACTGGATGTGGTCTGGATAAGAAGAAACATGCTCAAACAGTTTTCCAGCTCCTTGGTATACCtgaaattcgatgaaaaatgtaGGCGTTGAGTAAGAATATTGGCATACCTTGCTACAGTTAGCATAATTCTTAACGAGCATCGACTCACTCGATGAGTTTTTGGAAGGTTACGGCGCAGCGGATAATTCGCCCTTCGCTTTCGTCCTCGttatcaaatttcatatttctgaGATGTGCAACTACGGCTCGAAGGTTGCCGCAGACGTGGAGGACCAGGACGGCGAAGAGGCAGTCGTAGCTGATGGAAGCTAGGGAGGCGACGGTCCCGGCGATGACGTGGCAGACAAAGACGACGGCGAAGGTCGAGGTCGACCGGTGATCGACGAGATTTTCCCATCCATTAAAGGGCAGCCGGCTGACGACGACCGTCGAAGAATTTTCGCGACCGGCAGCGAAGTACGAACTGAGGAATGGCTGCCCGGCGAAAAACACGGAGCTCAGACCACCCAGAGTGAAGTAAAAATTGGTAACCGATTTTCCGAACCTCGCGTATCCCGCCATCGAGCTGATTTCCTCGCTAGTCGCTCCTCGCCAATATTCGGACATTTTGGAGAGTAGATTGTGGACCTGATTTCGACGCAGGACGATGTCTATCGTCTTGCACAAGACGACGCTCGAGCTGATCAGCAGCGAGAGGATTTCCACTCTGGTAGAAAGGCTTGAATTTTGCGAGAAATTATCCTGCACTGCTATCGCGGCTggtatgaaaataaacaacacCGAACCCACGGTCAGCGATCTCTGGAGACCGTAAATGTTGTGGCGAAAACGAGAAGGGTTTTTCTCCGGGTGCCAAATACCGAGCACCCGAATCGCCCAGAGATTTAGGAGGACGTATTTTTCCATGGTCGTGAAGATTATTGATGCTACAGTTGTCTTGGAATTTTGATTAACGTAATTTGGTTATCTTCTTTTGAAGTTTTAAACTTTCAGTCAGCGTGCACGATCGCCTAGACGTTTGTTCACTGGGATTGATTTAAGGGTGCAGAGAAGGACCTTAAAGAATGTCACATTACGCGGATGAAAGTCgaattatcattatcgtttAAACGTCTCATCGCAACGACGTTTAGCTAATGAGCGACACATGTCTGATATTATCCGTCGTAAAGGTGCTTGATGGGAGTTTTTTGGTAGTAAATCTACTGCGTGTAATCACTCTCGTGTGACTAACTGCTAAATCGATATAATTAGactgatttaaaatttaaggACGGCCAATGGTTTATTACAGTGTGTTTAAAATAATGGGGATGGTATGCGATTTTTACTCTGCTGGTTTCCTTTGTGACCTTATCATTGATTCAAAGGAAGCTCACGTACATTATTATTAAGCAGTTAATCTCATACCTAAATGCACGTACGCACAATTGCATGGCTGGATGGAAATTATAGAGAAATAGGTCAACTCGTTTCCTTATTATTCAAAGATTTgctaaaaaattctcttttcTTTGCTCCCGCACGGTGCGGTAATAAATGGGAGAAAGGAGTGACGCTTGACTCGTTTCCTCTCCATTTTAAATACTAATCGAGAATCGAGTGAATTGATAATTACGTATGTATGATCATATTGTAAGCATAATATATACAGCGATTTTCGTAGAAGGAAGATCAGAgatatgacaaaaaaaataaataaataaaaattagcaGAACATGCTTTGCAGATATTGGCACATGTGAATATACACCACATACTATGATATTAATTACCGCTAAGTACCGTCTAAGTGGCGTTActtcaattaaattcattatgTACTTATATAGACGTACTACGTCATTTCCTGGTTATCTTCATCCAGACTTATTCGAAGCATTACGCGCCGTCTCTGTTTAATCCTAAAGTCGAAACGAAGATTAATGCGTTAAAGAAATAACAACTTTTCAAGTATCAAAGCGAGTGAAATTTGTACTAATTCATGGACATGATAATTAACTCACCCTGCGCAGACCTGCTAGCTagtgtcgaaaattcgggcaTGGCGGGAAAatcggattcgtaatcaggCGCTGGAACCGGCTGATTTTCATCTGTCGAATTAGAAGATTTCAAATCATCAGACTTTTTCTCCTGGTGTGCTGTTATCGGCCAGGCTTTCCTGTAATTTAATGGAAACGTTAATGCGCATCACTCcaatgaatgatgaattttaagattgaaaaaaaattggttgcTTGGAAAAACAGCAGTTAATCGGTATCCCAATcgattcttttcaaatttcacttaCAGTTGGCTGCCTGATTTGCTCAAATACAAATCTGCAGTGACTTAAGGCACGTAACTTGTACCAAAGCATGGCTTGCGATATAAGAACATCAGAGTAGCCTATCAGGCTCTACCTGTAGTATTAACGTGCAGGGAATGCGCAAGTTAATAAGAGTATTCTTAAAATACGTATTTCATTTCCGTAATTTTCGCAAATACATACAGCAGACTGCACATACGTGGTAGTCGGCACCGCGCCTATCGCGGGGGTCGGTGGCTCCGAGAGTATATCATCCATGTAATTAAGCTTAGGGGGATGATTCGCGTAGAACATGTACTGCTGGTAGTCCGATtgtttcctctttctctcgttCGGGGGAGACGGGACTTTTAGCGGCTTCAGAACCGGCAGTTCGGACCGTTTTCGCTGGTAAGGGTCCCATTTTATGTCAGGGACCGGACCCACCGTTGATAATTTCTTTAGATATTCCTTGTACGGCTGACGGGGCTCTGGAACGGTGGGAGGAGGCGGCagcttcgaaaaaaaaaccataacaTAAGTAACTaacttcttctcttttcaccTCTCAAGGACTTTAGCAAACCTGAGTGGTTAATATCGCGTCACGAGTTATTTCGGTAAATGTCCCATGGACGATTTGACACAGGACTATGCCGCTTGAATTCATGCAATTCGGAACACATATTACCAAAAGTCAACCAATCGCGAAAGTGATCGAATGTAGTACCAGTTGCATAGGTGCAGGCGAATTTAGTCATCAATTCCTTTCGCGGGTTAATCCGCACAAATGTAGTACCGGTTACATAAATGCAGGTGAATTTGCAGAATACAGAAGTAAACGTGCCTATACTTCGTCACACACCTCACGTTGCCTGGTATCTTGAGCTACATGGACAAGTATTGTGAGATTTAGCGTCCAGCCGATAATTCCCCTGGAGAAAATGATGAGAGCAATGATGGAGGGTGCCATcgtgaaatattcaaataccGGACTAGTCGAGGACGAAGATATCGTGTCGAGCATCGGGCCACCAACGAATTCCAAAAGGCCGAGCAAATCCTGTAAGGGGTTGTTCTCGATTATTTACAGTTTAGTCATTGGTGATTTCTGTTTAATTTGAGTTATGGTGCAATGGTATGGTACATACACTTGTGTACGTTATGTCGATTGCGTACAGAAGTGACGTGATCACGTCGAGGACCAGGAAGATACTCGTCAATACTAGCCATGGCCCTCGGAGTTTCAGACCTTTCGATCCCCTCACATCCGACCATGTCGCAACTAGAAATAATAAAGACGAATCAATCGGTAGTATAAGTCATGTAGGTAGCTGTGCTGttcttcatatattttttttttcaataacataTGAATATAGTGAAATTAGATCTTGAACGGAATTCatgttattatacaatatagaTGATTGTAAGTAATAAAATGCTGTTTTCGcattcgaaaaaatgaagaatcaTACCtgatgaattattcaattctctTAATGCGCTGCAGTTAGTTACGAAATCtgatatgtataattatttctgatAATATACCGCGATATAGCGAGTGTAAGAACAATTGATAAACGCGATTGTTCTGATATGAGTTTACGCTTACTGAGGAGAAGAAGGGCCGCTATAAACCAGAACAAACTGAGCACCAGGTAAACCACTATCCATGCGTAAGTCCTTCTCGAGGCTGACGCGCCACTTTCTGGCCATGCAAGGACGACCGTCCCGTTGTCAGTCTCGACCTCAATTTCCGCAGAGCCGCATTCGCCACCAGTACAAAACAAGATCAATGAAAATTGtgtcattattatcattattatcgcCATCATTACTGCCATTATTATTGATGATGTGGAAACGAAAcagttggagaaaaaaataaaatgaatcgaaGTCGAATCCTTTAGGGCTTAcagttgtcgtttttttttgtacagatCTTATGGCTGTAAAAGATTGCAACGATATCGCTAAAATGTACGCTACAGGTGCATAGATATAATATACGATGTAGCTCAACTGGACAATTTATTGATGTTTCGATGATAAACAATGCGATCAACGTCGATCAATTTCGTACGACtgtgtaaaatgtataaaggTGTTGATTTTTACATGCGATAACCGTTTGATTAGCTGATAAGATAGTAAAGTGTTATCAGACTCTCGGCACACTCATTTCTCTGGATAAATAGActaattgattgaaaattacatccgCTATATGGGATATATCTGAATGCGTGATAGCGTGAAATCCATGAATCGCAAACAGAAAAGTTTATGTACGAAATGTCAGCAATGCAGTTATGCAACGTAAGTTTTGAGAGAATTAGTATTTTTCAAGCAGATGAAACGCTGTGACGATTTTTCgcatgaaaaaaagaatacataaaaatttgataaagatatttaattaaaaatacaacaGTCATGTTTTCACTTACTGTAAAGATAAACTAAGTACAGCCGGTACGCCAATAGAGTTTCTGTCGTTACGTAAATTTTGCAGGAATATACGAGCAGTGAAATTATCCCCAATATTATCCATAACAAACTCTGGACCTGCAATAAgaagatttaaataaatatattaagaaaacgtaacAGTTGCAAAAAACGCGTGATTGTGATTAAAAGAAATCGAAACCGACGTACACGAGCTGATAACGCGGCGGGATGATTATTTCATACCAAAAGAGTGAAGTCACAATGCCTCCTTTgtgttataacaaaatagGAGAAACGGAAAATCCCGATAGATAACGCGATTTTGACACATGAAGTTGACATTGACTGACGAGCCgtgtgataattattatttcataactGGATTTTCGCACGGTGAATTACAGCACAATATGAATTGAAGGAAAATCTAAACTACAAAAGAAAACAGCAATACTGGCGTATATCTGTTCCTTACGCTCTTATCCAGACGGTGGTTCACCCAAGTTTGATAATTTGTCTTACATTATCTACGTTAAATAAAGATTATAACGATATCACGAATAATTATCATCCTGTTTCCTTCGATTGTAAAGTTATCCAAACATAGTGATCCCTGCTGACACACAAATCGATTTTGTCCTAGATCGACGAAACCGATGCtcagtgaataataataataataaattacaataacACGTTTCGTTGGCAATTTCTAAAATGGCAAGGGAATAATCTTTTCATTCGATTGTTAATTAAAGACGACTTACCAGGGTAAAAAGTCCGGCAACGATCGCTGTTACTTTCGGCGAACAACCGTACAAACCCATTTTATAATAGAAACGCGGCGATTATGAACCTGCAGTACCTTTCGAATGAGCAATCAAAGGGAGCCGCATGTGATGCCGGACTCGATGTATTGCCGGATTGCACTAACTATGAGTACGATTATTAAAATGTCGAACCTCCGGCTAATCCAGAGTCGAGACTGCCGGAGAGGCGGCAAGGTGAGGCTTACGCCGAGGCCTCCGATCTTTCAGGATAAGATAGTCGTATCCACATCCATACACGTTTGATCGATCATTGCTAAATGTTGTTACCCGGTCCCACTTGTTGCCATAGAGTAACAAACTCTTACGAATACGTGGGAgcggggttgaagtttcgaatttgaaaatttaatccgaattatttggtggtgAAACCAGAAGTgaggaaatcaaactttgaagaaacaacaaagtttcgtaTGGTCGGAACCCCGATGGCTCAAAGTTACGAAATGCAAGATTAAGAAAAGTCAAGTTACGATGGAGCAAAGTTACGAAAAGTGAATTTCCGATAGAGcaaaatttcggaaaataaagttttgatggagtaaaattccgaatattaaaatatactcaaacAGCGTAGGTTACTCGATGAGTAGGTGTAAAAATCAGAAACatcaaaaatcagaatgaccaggattccgaacgcaaatatatcgaaaatccaaaacgaAGAAAGACCAAAATGGTGTAATTTAACCGAACCCCGTCCTAATACGTGTGCGTATTTTTGCAATAtgcatatctatatatacctatgtacagaATTTTGTCTcccttttttcgtttcttttctttttgtgtctCAGTATTGCACAACGCACATTGCGAAGATAAACGTGCAATTGGGATACACTGCAGTCACATAATACTATTTATCACCCAACACTTTTCGATACAGAAGTTTGGGATTCattagtatatgtataagctTATGCTTTATGGCTGTGCAGCTTTGATATCACAATCATTTGGTAAAATGCTTTTCTGAAATCACTTTTTACATGTAATTTCTTATTGTCGGTAAAAATATTGGTGACAGATTGAAcgtttatttgaatgaaaattgaccgatccaggaatgtaaaaaaattggaatttattAAGTAAAACATGAACTGCATTACATCTTACATCATATAATAGATAGAATTTACATGGAACGCGTTACGCAAAGATTTCTACCTCAATTTAAGGTTGACCTGCCTATTTTTAGGAGTCCAGCAATAATCCGTCGACGTATATGCATTTGTATGTATGGCCGTTAAGAAATTATTGCTGCAATTACACATTGTTGATGaattcgaaagaaaaacgaagaaaacggagaaaaaaaaataagacgtTCATTTTGAGCGCTTGGGCTAAATTTACTCTACTCGAATGATTACTCATTTGGTACATTGCTACTATCAACAACGCTTCTCGCAAAcggaaaatttcacgattGATGAAAGTAAAACAAATGAGTGAAATAACGCAACGCGTTATTTTATGTTAGGCTataatattgttttcattgtAACATTTGATTAATCactttgtgtaatttttttctctattcttTTCCATCATGTTTCATGTTCGATTTGTTTCGTTAATTGttccttctttattttatttttttttcttgttttcttttactttcttGGTATCCTCCAAAAGTATTTTAcctgcaatttttccattacaTACAATAGTGTGGCACTTATTCAAGTTAGTACAAAACTAAGTTTCACGCATCGACGATGGATCaaaggattaaaaataaaacggaTATGAatgatattaaataattgaccACCGCAGAAGGAAAACATGGGTATTCACTTAGTCCATCTTTCTTAGAACAACCTTAAAGTAGTAAAGAGCGAACTCAACACGTTCCTCCCGTTTGCTGCTGATAAACTTCTATAGTGTCTCCTTCCTCCATCTCCAAAGTCGTTGGTGTATCAAATTCGTTAATCGGTTGTCCATCGAATCTAAATCTCACCGCAGCTATTGCAAGGCCctgaggaaaaatttaataaaaatcatgttTGTGAAAATCAGAATAAGAAAGAAGGCTAGAGTCGTCGTCAAATCGAATCAAATTTACTGTTTTCAGTCACTTGTCAATTTCACTGTACAAATGTATCAATAGTcttaaataacaaaacaatGATTAAGAGTGAAAtctgattattttgtttcaatcatttgtaaatttattttcattattgcCCCACTATAATTTAATCTGTGTTCAATGTAATCAAGACTATTGTAGGTTAACATAGTCGAATATTTACCTAATAAAAGGATGTTTCGATCCAATGAATTTAATGAGATGGATGTTACGTAAGACGCAAAAAGTTGGGTATATTGATAAAGATGCATCAGACTGggttcaaaaatatattttgactCTTACCACACGGTCACAATAAGCATTCATTAGTTTGCGAAGCGGGGTATGTTTCTTGATTTTAAACTGTACTACCGCACTATCCTGTCCCAGTACTTTAAGATTAATGTGCTCGGACTCGGCCTTATTCGTATCCTGCAAGTGAATATATGtttatgtaaaatatacaattgAATTAACATCCGGTGTGCACTACGTGATGGCAT
This is a stretch of genomic DNA from Neodiprion fabricii isolate iyNeoFabr1 chromosome 2, iyNeoFabr1.1, whole genome shotgun sequence. It encodes these proteins:
- the LOC124175137 gene encoding uncharacterized protein LOC124175137 — its product is MGLYGCSPKVTAIVAGLFTLVQSLLWIILGIISLLVYSCKIYVTTETLLAYRLYLVYLYSGECGSAEIEVETDNGTVVLAWPESGASASRRTYAWIVVYLVLSLFWFIAALLLLIATWSDVRGSKGLKLRGPWLVLTSIFLVLDVITSLLYAIDITYTSDLLGLLEFVGGPMLDTISSSSTSPVFEYFTMAPSIIALIIFSRGIIGWTLNLTILVHVAQDTRQRELPPPPTVPEPRQPYKEYLKKLSTVGPVPDIKWDPYQRKRSELPVLKPLKVPSPPNERKRKQSDYQQYMFYANHPPKLNYMDDILSEPPTPAIGAVPTTTKAWPITAHQEKKSDDLKSSNSTDENQPVPAPDYESDFPAMPEFSTLASRSAQGLNRDGA
- the LOC124175143 gene encoding small ubiquitin-related modifier 3, coding for MSDEKKDTNKAESEHINLKVLGQDSAVVQFKIKKHTPLRKLMNAYCDRVGLAIAAVRFRFDGQPINEFDTPTTLEMEEGDTIEVYQQQTGGTC
- the LOC124175136 gene encoding odorant receptor Or2-like is translated as MEKYVLLNLWAIRVLGIWHPEKNPSRFRHNIYGLQRSLTVGSVLFIFIPAAIAVQDNFSQNSSLSTRVEILSLLISSSVVLCKTIDIVLRRNQVHNLLSKMSEYWRGATSEEISSMAGYARFGKSVTNFYFTLGGLSSVFFAGQPFLSSYFAAGRENSSTVVVSRLPFNGWENLVDHRSTSTFAVVFVCHVIAGTVASLASISYDCLFAVLVLHVCGNLRAVVAHLRNMKFDNEDESEGRIIRCAVTFQKLIEYTKELENCLSMFLLIQTTSSTLTICLTGFLVSRDIDGNNELGKYVSYWAASLFQLFIFCWSANYLQTESIMVGQSAYEAYGKLMNLSLENNRRRYHRLANVPRHLQMIILRSQKPLKITAGKFYVMSLETYKNILSNSYSYFTILRAFADIQT